CATCGCCCAGCACTACGGGCTCGAGGAGGCGTCGGTGCTGGCGCTCAACGCGGGCGTGGACGTGCTCCTGGTTTCCCAGAACACGGGGCGGATCGACGATCGGGCGGCCGAGCGGGTGGTCGCCGCCGTCACCCGCGCCATCGCCGACGGGCGGCTCAGCGAGTCCACCGTGCAGGCGGCGGTGGCGCGCGTCGACGCCCTCCGCGTCCGCCTGCGCTAGGGCCCTTCAGCGGCCCCGGAGAGACTGAAGGAAGCGCTCGACGTCGGCGCGGTCGGGCAGCGCGTCCTGGGCCCCGCGGCGCGTGCACGTGAGCGCGGCAGCGGCGCTGGCCAGCGGGATCACCTGCTCGAGGCTGCCGCCGGCCGCCAGGCCGACCGCCAGCGCGCCGTTGAACGCGTCGCCCGCGCCGGTGGTGTCCACCACCTCCACCGGGAACGCCTCGAAGTGCACCGCGGAGGCGCCGTCGCAGACCAGCGCACCCTGCTCGCCGAGGGTGATGATCACCGTCCCCGCGCCGCGCTCGCACAGGCGCGCGGCCGCCTGTCGCCCCGACTCGAGATCCCGCACCTCGATGCCGGTCAGCGCCGCGACCTCGCCCGCGTTGGGCGTGAGGTAGGTCACCAGTGAGAGGAGCTCGTCCGACAGTTCCTGGACCGGCGCCGGATTGAGCACGGTGGGCACGCCGTGCCGGCGGGCGGTCTCGAGCGCCCAGCGCACCACCGGCACCGGGACCTCCAGCTGGCTCACCAGCACCTCGGCCCACGCGATCGCGTCCTGGCCGGCCCGCGCCATCTCGACGGTCAGCCGATGGTTGGCCCCCGGGGCGACCCCGATCTGGTTGCGGCCCTCCCGGTCCACGAAGATCAGCGCGGTGCCGGTCGCGGCGTCCGACGAGGTCGCGATGCCGTCCACCCCGATTCCCTGCTCGCGCAGGGCTCGACGAATCTCGCCGCCGGAGTCGTCGTCGCCGACGCAGCCGATCATCCGCACCTCTGCACCCAGGCGTCGCGCCGCCACCGCCTGGTTGGCGCCCTTGCCACCGCGGTCGACCAGCAGGGTACCCGCCGAGACCGTCTCGCCCGTCCGCGGAAGCCGCGGGAGCGCCACCGTGAAGTCGAGGTTCGCGGAGCCGATCACGCAGACGCGGGGCACAGGCCCTCCAGGACCAGACGCAGCGCCCGCTCCACGTCCACCGCGAGGGCCACCCGGCAGGCGGGCGACGCGGGACCGCCGGCCGGAGGTCGACGGCGGTCGGCCAGCGTCAGGCCACGGGCGAGCCGTCCCTCGCACTCGACCTCGACGTGGAGCGCCTCGAAGGTCACGAGCGACGGATCGAGCGCCACCGCCATCGCGAGCGGGTCGTGCAGCACGATGCCGCCGCCTTCCCGCTCGTCGCCGAAGGCGAAGCCGTGGCCGGTGAAAT
Above is a window of Candidatus Methylomirabilota bacterium DNA encoding:
- the rbsK gene encoding ribokinase, coding for MPRVCVIGSANLDFTVALPRLPRTGETVSAGTLLVDRGGKGANQAVAARRLGAEVRMIGCVGDDDSGGEIRRALREQGIGVDGIATSSDAATGTALIFVDREGRNQIGVAPGANHRLTVEMARAGQDAIAWAEVLVSQLEVPVPVVRWALETARRHGVPTVLNPAPVQELSDELLSLVTYLTPNAGEVAALTGIEVRDLESGRQAAARLCERGAGTVIITLGEQGALVCDGASAVHFEAFPVEVVDTTGAGDAFNGALAVGLAAGGSLEQVIPLASAAAALTCTRRGAQDALPDRADVERFLQSLRGR